A single genomic interval of Pseudorca crassidens isolate mPseCra1 chromosome 19, mPseCra1.hap1, whole genome shotgun sequence harbors:
- the LUC7L3 gene encoding luc7-like protein 3 isoform X2 yields the protein MKVGYERDFLRYLQSLLAEVERRIRRGHARLALSQNQQSSGAAGPTGKNEEKIQVLTDKIDVLLQQIEELGSEGKVEEAQGMMKLVEQLKEERELLRSTTSTIESFAAQEKQMEVCEVCGAFLIVGDAQSRVDDHLMGKQHMGYAKIKATVEELKEKLRKRTEEPDRDERLKKEKQEREEREKEREREREERERKRRREEEEREKERARDRERRKRSRSRSRHSSRTSDRRCSRSRDHKRSRSRERRRSRSRDRRRSRSHDRSERKHRSRSRDRRRSKSRDRKSYKHRSKSRDREQDRKSKEKEKRGSDDKKSSVKSSSREKQSEDTNTESKEGDTKNEVNGTSEDIKSEVQRKYAQMKMELSRVRRHTKASSEGKDSVVLQNILRYIVLSQLFCSRLVPPISVPLWKLLPNVCNVVAIEKLIILFLGILLSFLVFFLFFFVFFLIKRLNCFFFLFGIKSILCWYIGRDICFINLNISEAHVGLLCFN from the exons ATGAAAGTTGGCTATGAGAGAGATTTTCTTCGATACTTACAGAGCTTACTTGCAGAAGTAGAACGTAGAATTAGACGAGGCCATGCTCGTTTGGCATTATCTCAAAACCAGCAGTCATCTGGG GCAGCTGGTCCAACaggcaaaaatgaagaaaaaattcagGTTCTAACAGATAAAATCGATGTACTCCTGCAGCAG ATTGAAGAATTAGGATCTGAAGGAAAAGTAGAAGAAGCCCAGGGAATGATGAAATTAGTTGAACAgttaaaagaagagagagaattgcTTAGGTCCACAACTTCG ACAATTGAAAGTTTTGCTgcccaagaaaaacaaatggaagtTTGTGAAGTGTGTGGAGCCTTTTTGATAGTGGGAGATGCCCAGTCCCGGGTAGATGACCATTTGATGGGAAAACAGCACATGGGCTATGCCAAAATTAAAGCTACTGTAGAAGAATTAAAA gaaaaattgagaaaaagaactgaagaacCTGATCGTGATGAGcgtttaaaaaaggagaaacaagaacgagaagaaagagaaaaagaaagggagagagaaagggaagaaagagagaggaaaagacgaagagaagaggaagaaagagaaaaagaaagggctcgagacagagaaagaagaaagaggagtcGATCAAGGAGTCGTCACTCAAGCCGAACTTCTGACCGAAGATGCAGCAGGTCTCGGGACCACAAAAGATCACGAAGTAGAGAAAGAAGGCGAAGCAG AAGCAGAGATCGACGAAGAAGCAGAAGCCATGATAGGTCAGAAAGAAAGCATAGATCTCGTAGTCGGGATCGAAGAAGATCAAAAAGCCGAGATCGAAAGTCATATAAGCACAGGAGCAAAAGTCGGGACAGAGAACAAGAtagaaaatccaaggagaaag AAAAGAGGGGATCTGATGATAAAAAAAGTAGTGTGAAGTCCAGTAGTCGAGAAAAACAGAGTGAAGACACAAACACTGAATCAAAGGAAGGTGATACTAAGAATGAGGTCAATGGGACCAGTGAAGACATTAAATCTGAAG TGCAGCGTAAGTATGCACAGATGAAGATGGAACTAAGCCGAGTAAGAAGACATACAAAAGCATCTTCTGAAGGAAAAGACAGTGTAGTCCTGCAAAACATTTTGAGGTACATTGTTTTGTCTCAGCTATTTTGTAGCAGACTCGTGCCCCCCATTAGTGTGCCTCTTTGGAAATTATTACCCAACGTTTGTAATGTAGTCGCCATTGAAAAGTTAATTATCCTTTTTTTAGGGATTTTGCtgtcatttcttgttttttttttgtttttttttgttttttttttaataaaaaggttgaactgttttttttttctttttggtattaagtccatcttgtgttGGTACATTGGCAGAGACATATGCTTTATAAACTTAAATATTTCTGAGGCACATGTTGGActactttgttttaattaa